In Deltaproteobacteria bacterium, one DNA window encodes the following:
- a CDS encoding ABC transporter substrate-binding protein: protein MRFVFILIAVFGLLAGNAWAADTVKIGLLAPLTGFAAADGLSVHNSVKLALERINKEGGVLGKKVELVVYDDRADGKEAVALARKLIQQDRIVGLVAGSYSTPTRAVAPIFQDEEIPLVSAYAVHPDITRAGDYCFRNGFLGMVEGKSAGYVSEKLLHAKRVALLTSDNDFGRTLAEGFKTYVKTKAKGMKIVSAQTYPFKEKDFKPYLSKIKELNPDLIFASGYYFQTGPIVKQAREMGMKTRILGEEGADSPKFIEIAGKAAEGFVIVTNLNRDDPRPEVQAFLKEYEKRYGIQPDMVGASAYDAFMIICDAIKRAGSLKGRDIRKAIAETKDFNGLTGVLKGFTDIGEVVKEVQVQIVKDGRFHHFGVVKDLGLITP, encoded by the coding sequence ATGAGGTTTGTTTTCATCCTGATCGCGGTCTTCGGCCTGTTGGCGGGGAACGCCTGGGCGGCCGACACAGTAAAGATCGGCCTGCTTGCCCCGTTGACCGGCTTTGCCGCTGCCGACGGCTTGAGCGTCCACAATTCCGTCAAGCTGGCCCTGGAGCGGATCAACAAGGAAGGAGGAGTCCTGGGAAAGAAGGTCGAACTGGTGGTATACGACGACAGAGCCGATGGAAAGGAGGCCGTGGCCTTGGCCCGCAAACTCATCCAGCAGGACCGCATCGTCGGGCTGGTTGCGGGTTCCTACAGCACCCCCACCCGGGCCGTCGCACCCATATTCCAGGATGAGGAGATTCCCCTGGTATCCGCTTACGCAGTCCATCCCGATATCACCCGGGCGGGCGATTACTGCTTCCGGAACGGGTTCCTGGGGATGGTGGAAGGCAAATCCGCAGGGTATGTCTCCGAAAAACTGCTTCATGCCAAACGGGTGGCGCTTTTGACCAGCGACAATGACTTTGGAAGGACCCTGGCGGAGGGATTCAAGACCTATGTGAAAACCAAGGCCAAGGGGATGAAGATCGTTTCGGCCCAGACCTATCCATTCAAGGAGAAGGACTTCAAGCCCTATCTTTCCAAGATCAAGGAATTGAATCCCGACCTGATTTTTGCAAGCGGTTACTATTTTCAGACAGGTCCCATTGTAAAGCAGGCCCGGGAAATGGGAATGAAGACCCGAATCCTTGGAGAGGAGGGCGCGGATTCTCCTAAGTTTATCGAGATCGCGGGAAAGGCCGCCGAAGGTTTCGTCATCGTGACCAACCTCAACCGCGACGATCCCCGACCCGAGGTCCAGGCCTTTTTGAAGGAATACGAAAAACGATACGGTATCCAACCTGACATGGTGGGGGCATCCGCCTATGATGCCTTTATGATCATTTGCGATGCCATCAAGCGGGCGGGAAGCCTCAAGGGCCGGGATATCCGCAAGGCCATTGCTGAAACCAAGGATTTCAACGGCCTTACCGGCGTGCTCAAAGGATTCACGGACATCGGCGAGGTGGTGAAGGAAGTCCAGGTGCAGATCGTTAAGGACGGCCGGTTCCACCATTTCGGCGTGGTTAAGGACCTGGGACTCATCACTCCTTAA
- a CDS encoding ABC transporter ATP-binding protein, producing MLLEARDLHISYGDIRAVNGVSFHLDQGELVSIIGANGAGKSSILNAIMGIVPLKAGSIRFKGEEVSSLPAHRRAFSGIRMVPERARVFPRLTVFENLLVGAYRLKGKLPLEERISWLYELFPILGERKNQAASTLSGGEQQQLAIARALVSDPELLLVDEVSMGLMPKLVDRVFDLLARLNREQKLSILLVEQNAVASLAVSHRAYVLETGSISYQGDAKDLMEDPEVKRAYLGR from the coding sequence ATGCTGCTTGAAGCACGGGACCTTCATATTTCCTACGGTGACATCCGGGCAGTGAACGGCGTGAGTTTTCACCTGGATCAGGGTGAACTGGTCTCCATCATCGGGGCCAACGGGGCCGGAAAGTCCTCGATTCTCAACGCCATCATGGGGATCGTCCCCCTGAAGGCAGGAAGTATCCGCTTCAAGGGAGAAGAGGTGTCTTCCCTTCCGGCCCATCGGCGGGCCTTTTCCGGAATCCGGATGGTCCCGGAGAGGGCCCGGGTCTTCCCCAGGCTCACGGTCTTCGAGAACCTGCTGGTGGGGGCCTACAGGCTCAAGGGGAAGCTCCCCCTGGAGGAACGGATTTCCTGGCTCTATGAGCTTTTTCCAATCCTCGGGGAAAGAAAGAACCAGGCTGCCAGCACCCTTTCAGGCGGCGAGCAGCAGCAGTTGGCCATTGCCAGGGCCCTTGTTTCGGATCCGGAACTTCTCCTGGTGGACGAAGTCTCCATGGGGCTCATGCCCAAGCTGGTGGATCGGGTTTTCGACCTCCTCGCTCGACTGAACCGGGAGCAGAAACTGAGCATTCTTCTTGTTGAGCAGAATGCCGTGGCCTCCCTGGCCGTTTCACATCGGGCCTATGTGCTTGAGACCGGGAGCATATCATACCAGGGAGATGCGAAGGATCTCATGGAGGATCCAGAGGTCAAGCGGGCCTACCTGGGCCGATGA